A genomic window from Solanum dulcamara chromosome 11, daSolDulc1.2, whole genome shotgun sequence includes:
- the LOC129873223 gene encoding putative E3 ubiquitin-protein ligase LIN isoform X1 gives MASLQELLADEGFENTKKTPARTHRKVKFKGREDSNNIALPIYICHGRRSSLDFSKNKSRNTTSSVHSSQKSNVKSTHTHVEGNIPRRDEPAIDEIAIRAVISILSGFVGQYSRDKDFREAIKEKCYDCFSIKKNRSDDGIFADIELAIESIERLVDSIDDTKREIKVKSLQYSIRLLTIVASLNSNNSGNASTCGIPNSNLSACAQLYLSIVYKLEKNDRIAARHLLQVFVDSPYLARTHLLPELWEHLFLPHLLHLKIWHTQELEVLSSSNYAGKEKQMKGLNKLYNDHIDIGTTKFALYYKQWLKVGAQAPSVPSVPLPSKVGYSTSRRRSMDSLTSNSTVKNNSLYRAVFGSTTERKSMDAARNGIWDYEEEEEKEKISAIGDDFKQANYTPEKTMVHRRSSSQNNRTPKHDQWDHTHKNSDRFPFFSCQSEPVECLREGNSKIGSVSIRKDEKVILSVSNDLSRAIFVICSSHSLSECELAIRLVAKSWLDSHGDPETVKRLSTTPVIKGIMNVLFASEDDEILELAISILAELVTRKETNGQIILNSDSQLDIFLRLLRSSSLFLKAAILLYLVRPKAKQMISIEWIPLVLRVLEFADQLQTLFTVQRSPQEAAYYLLDQLFTGFDEDKNFENCRLVISLGGLSLLLRRAETGDVSEKSKVASVMYYCVQSDGSCRHYLAKNLNKDCLLPLLLLQNEQNARGHVFAFLTELLCIDKQIQRIEFLSGLLSGWGMVNTLHILLLYLQRAQREERPIISTILLQLDLLGDPNECSVYREEVIEEIIKALDCQVFNEKVQVQSARALLILGSCFSYAGEPVVEQCLLKEAGYEKNAGDSYLGKNFILNSYTNLFQNEEEEATRNWQRKTAIVLLNSGNKRLLSGLVDSIANGIPCLGRASLVTVTWMSNFFCFIEDKGVQSLVNSELIPELMKLLKCNNAIEERVLASLSLLKLANSSDYLAKLSPLDKELISDLHKLSEVTWTSKELISIISSSSRHQQLNVP, from the exons ATGGCTTCTCTTCAAGAATTGCTAGCTGATGAAGGTTTCGAAAATACTAAAAAAACACCTGCAAGAACTCATAGAAAAGTCAAGTTCAAAGGCAGAGAAGACTCGAACAATATTGCTCTGCCTATCTACATTTGTCATGGCAGAAGATCATCCTTGGATTTCTCCAAGAACAAATCCCGAAATACTACTTCTTCAGTTCATTCTTCACAAAAATCCAACGTTAAGTCCACTCATACTCATGTTGAAGGCAATATTCCAAGAAGAGATGAACCTGCTATTGATGAAATTGCTATTAGAGCTGTCATTTCTATACTTAGTGGCTTTGTAGGACAATATTCGAGGGATAAAGATTTTCGCGAAGCTATTAAGGAGAAATGTTATGATTGTTTTTCGATAAAGAAGAATCGTTCGGATGATGGAATTTTTGCTGATATAGAATTAGCTATTGAGAGTATAGAGAGATTAGTTGATAGTATTGATGATACTAAAAGGGAAATTAAAGTTAAGTCATTGCAATACTCTATTAGGCTATTGACAATTGTGGCATCTTTGAATTCCAATAACTCTGGAAATGCCTCAACTTGTGGAATTCCCAATTCCAATCTCTCTGCTTGTGCACAGCTCTACTTATCTATCGTCTACAAGCTTGAAAAAAATGATAGAATTGCAGCTAGGCATCTGCTTCAGGTGTTTGTTGATTCGCCATATCTTGCTCGGACACACTTGCTTCCTGAGCTTTGGGAGCATTTGTTTCTTCCTCACCTTCTTCATCTCAAGATTTGGCATACACAAGAACTGGAAGTTTTATCGAGTTCGAATTATGCTGGCAAGGAGAAGCAGATGAAAGGCTTAAACAAGCTTTATAATGACCACATAGATATTGGTACAACAAAGTTTGCTCTTTACTATAAACAATGGCTCAAGGTTGGTGCCCAAGCCCCTTCTGTTCCTTCTGTGCCTTTGCCTTCTAAAGTAGGATATTCGACTTCAAGAAGACGCTCTATGGATTCTCTCACTTCCAATTCCACCGTCAAGAACAACTCACT ATATCGTGCTGTTTTTGGCTCAACTACGGAGAGGAAATCTATGGATGCTGCAAGAAATGGAATTTGGGACTAtgaagaggaggaagaaaaagagaagatttCAGCCATTGGAGATGACTTTAAGCAAGCCAATTATACTCCA GAAAAAACAATGGTTCATCGAAGATCATCGAGTCAAAATAACAGAACCCCAAAACATGATCAATGGGATCATACTCATAAAAATTCAGACCGCTTCCCGTTTTTCAGTTGTCAAAGTGAGCCTGTGGAGTGCTTGAGAGAAGGAAACAGTAAGATTGGCAGTGTTTCCATCAGAAAGGATGAAAAAGTCATTCTTTCTGTTTCAAATGATCTAAGTAGAGCTATCTTCGTGATTTGCTCCTCACATAGCTTAAGTGAATGTGAACTGGCCATCCGTTTGGTGGCAAAATCTTGGCTTGATTCTCATGGAGATCCCGAGACTGTAAAAAGATTGTCTACAACTCCAGTGATCAAAGGAATAATGAATGTTTTGTTTGCATCCGAAGATGATGAGATCTTGGAACTAGCCATCTCAATCTTAGCAGAACTAGTCACTAGGAAAGAGACGAATGGGCAAATCATTCTGAATTCAGATTCACAGCTTGATATCTTCTTGAGACTATTGAGAAGTAGCAGCCTGTTTCTTAAGGCCGCAATTCTGCTTTACCTAGtgaggccaaaggccaaacagaTGATATCAATTGAGTGGATTCCTTTAGTACTTCGAGTTTTGGAATTCGCAGATCAGTTGCAGACGTTATTCACAGTTCAACGTAGTCCTCAAGAGGCAGCATATTACTTGCTTGATCAACTTTTTACTGGTTTTGATGAAGACaagaattttgaaaattgtAGGCTAGTCATTTCGCTAGGGGGATTGAGCTTGTTGCTCAGAAGAGCTGAAACAGGAGATGTCTCAGAAAAGAGTAAAGTGGCTTCTGTCATGTACTATTGTGTTCAATCTGATGGAAGCTGCAGGCATTACCTGGCCAAGAACTTGAATAAAGATTGTCTTCTCCCCCTTTTATTGCTTCAGAACGAGCAAAACGCTCGAGGACATGTTTTTGCATTTCTCACGGAGCTTCTCTGCATCGATAA GCAAATTCAAAGAATAGAATTCTTAAGCGGACTGCTAAGTGGATGGGGAATGGTGAACACCTTGCACATTTTGCTGCTCTATCTCCAAAGAGCTCAACGAGAAGAACGCCCCATTATCTCTACCATATTGTTACAGCTTGATCTTTTG GGAGATCCGAACGAGTGCAGTGTGTATAGAGAAGAAGTAATAGAAGAAATAATAAAAGCCTTGGATTGTCAAGTATTCAATGAAAAAGTCCAAGTACAATCAGCCAGAGCTCTACTTATACTAGGGAGTTGTTTTTCCTATGCTGGAGAACCAGTAGTGGAGCAATGTCTGTTAAAAGAAGCAGGCTATGAAAAAAACGCTGGGGATTCATATCTTGGCAAAAACTTCATCCTTAACAGTTACACAAACCTG TTTCAGAATGAAGAGGAGGAGGCTACAAGAAATTGGCAAAGGAAAACAGCAATAGTGTTGCTTAACAGTGGAAACAAGAGGCTGTTATCTGGTCTTGTTGATTCAATAGCCAATGGAATTCCCTGTTTAGGAAGAGCAAGCCTAGTTACTGTCACCTGGATGAGCAATTTTTTCTGTTTCATTGAGGATAAAGGAGTTCAGTCTTTAGTAAATTCGGAGCTGATCCCCGAGCTGATGAAGTTATTGAAGTGCAATAATGCTATAGAGGAAAGAGTTCTTGCTTCACTTTCATTACTCAAACTGGCAAACAGTTCAG aTTATTTGGCGAAATTGTCTCCATTGGATAAAGAGCTCATAAGTGATCTGCATAAACTCTCAGAAGTAACATGGACATCAAAGGAGCttatttcaattatttcaaGCAGCTCAAGGCATCAGCAGCTTAATGTACCTTAA
- the LOC129873223 gene encoding putative E3 ubiquitin-protein ligase LIN isoform X2 — MASLQELLADEGFENTKKTPARTHRKVKFKGREDSNNIALPIYICHGRRSSLDFSKNKSRNTTSSVHSSQKSNVKSTHTHVEGNIPRRDEPAIDEIAIRAVISILSGFVGQYSRDKDFREAIKEKCYDCFSIKKNRSDDGIFADIELAIESIERLVDSIDDTKREIKVKSLQYSIRLLTIVASLNSNNSGNASTCGIPNSNLSACAQLYLSIVYKLEKNDRIAARHLLQVFVDSPYLARTHLLPELWEHLFLPHLLHLKIWHTQELEVLSSSNYAGKEKQMKGLNKLYNDHIDIGTTKFALYYKQWLKVGAQAPSVPSVPLPSKVGYSTSRRRSMDSLTSNSTVKNNSLYRAVFGSTTERKSMDAARNGIWDYEEEEEKEKISAIGDDFKQANYTPEKTMVHRRSSSQNNRTPKHDQWDHTHKNSDRFPFFSCQSEPVECLREGNSKIGSVSIRKDEKVILSVSNDLSRAIFVICSSHSLSECELAIRLVAKSWLDSHGDPETVKRLSTTPVIKGIMNVLFASEDDEILELAISILAELVTRKETNGQIILNSDSQLDIFLRLLRSSSLFLKAAILLYLVRPKAKQMISIEWIPLVLRVLEFADQLQTLFTVQRSPQEAAYYLLDQLFTGFDEDKNFENCRLVISLGGLSLLLRRAETGDVSEKSKVASVMYYCVQSDGSCRHYLAKNLNKDCLLPLLLLQNEQNARGHVFAFLTELLCIDKQIQRIEFLSGLLSGWGMVNTLHILLLYLQRAQREERPIISTILLQLDLLGDPNECSVYREEVIEEIIKALDCQVFNEKVQVQSARALLILGSCFSYAGEPVVEQCLLKEAGYEKNAGDSYLGKNFILNSYTNLNEEEEATRNWQRKTAIVLLNSGNKRLLSGLVDSIANGIPCLGRASLVTVTWMSNFFCFIEDKGVQSLVNSELIPELMKLLKCNNAIEERVLASLSLLKLANSSDYLAKLSPLDKELISDLHKLSEVTWTSKELISIISSSSRHQQLNVP; from the exons ATGGCTTCTCTTCAAGAATTGCTAGCTGATGAAGGTTTCGAAAATACTAAAAAAACACCTGCAAGAACTCATAGAAAAGTCAAGTTCAAAGGCAGAGAAGACTCGAACAATATTGCTCTGCCTATCTACATTTGTCATGGCAGAAGATCATCCTTGGATTTCTCCAAGAACAAATCCCGAAATACTACTTCTTCAGTTCATTCTTCACAAAAATCCAACGTTAAGTCCACTCATACTCATGTTGAAGGCAATATTCCAAGAAGAGATGAACCTGCTATTGATGAAATTGCTATTAGAGCTGTCATTTCTATACTTAGTGGCTTTGTAGGACAATATTCGAGGGATAAAGATTTTCGCGAAGCTATTAAGGAGAAATGTTATGATTGTTTTTCGATAAAGAAGAATCGTTCGGATGATGGAATTTTTGCTGATATAGAATTAGCTATTGAGAGTATAGAGAGATTAGTTGATAGTATTGATGATACTAAAAGGGAAATTAAAGTTAAGTCATTGCAATACTCTATTAGGCTATTGACAATTGTGGCATCTTTGAATTCCAATAACTCTGGAAATGCCTCAACTTGTGGAATTCCCAATTCCAATCTCTCTGCTTGTGCACAGCTCTACTTATCTATCGTCTACAAGCTTGAAAAAAATGATAGAATTGCAGCTAGGCATCTGCTTCAGGTGTTTGTTGATTCGCCATATCTTGCTCGGACACACTTGCTTCCTGAGCTTTGGGAGCATTTGTTTCTTCCTCACCTTCTTCATCTCAAGATTTGGCATACACAAGAACTGGAAGTTTTATCGAGTTCGAATTATGCTGGCAAGGAGAAGCAGATGAAAGGCTTAAACAAGCTTTATAATGACCACATAGATATTGGTACAACAAAGTTTGCTCTTTACTATAAACAATGGCTCAAGGTTGGTGCCCAAGCCCCTTCTGTTCCTTCTGTGCCTTTGCCTTCTAAAGTAGGATATTCGACTTCAAGAAGACGCTCTATGGATTCTCTCACTTCCAATTCCACCGTCAAGAACAACTCACT ATATCGTGCTGTTTTTGGCTCAACTACGGAGAGGAAATCTATGGATGCTGCAAGAAATGGAATTTGGGACTAtgaagaggaggaagaaaaagagaagatttCAGCCATTGGAGATGACTTTAAGCAAGCCAATTATACTCCA GAAAAAACAATGGTTCATCGAAGATCATCGAGTCAAAATAACAGAACCCCAAAACATGATCAATGGGATCATACTCATAAAAATTCAGACCGCTTCCCGTTTTTCAGTTGTCAAAGTGAGCCTGTGGAGTGCTTGAGAGAAGGAAACAGTAAGATTGGCAGTGTTTCCATCAGAAAGGATGAAAAAGTCATTCTTTCTGTTTCAAATGATCTAAGTAGAGCTATCTTCGTGATTTGCTCCTCACATAGCTTAAGTGAATGTGAACTGGCCATCCGTTTGGTGGCAAAATCTTGGCTTGATTCTCATGGAGATCCCGAGACTGTAAAAAGATTGTCTACAACTCCAGTGATCAAAGGAATAATGAATGTTTTGTTTGCATCCGAAGATGATGAGATCTTGGAACTAGCCATCTCAATCTTAGCAGAACTAGTCACTAGGAAAGAGACGAATGGGCAAATCATTCTGAATTCAGATTCACAGCTTGATATCTTCTTGAGACTATTGAGAAGTAGCAGCCTGTTTCTTAAGGCCGCAATTCTGCTTTACCTAGtgaggccaaaggccaaacagaTGATATCAATTGAGTGGATTCCTTTAGTACTTCGAGTTTTGGAATTCGCAGATCAGTTGCAGACGTTATTCACAGTTCAACGTAGTCCTCAAGAGGCAGCATATTACTTGCTTGATCAACTTTTTACTGGTTTTGATGAAGACaagaattttgaaaattgtAGGCTAGTCATTTCGCTAGGGGGATTGAGCTTGTTGCTCAGAAGAGCTGAAACAGGAGATGTCTCAGAAAAGAGTAAAGTGGCTTCTGTCATGTACTATTGTGTTCAATCTGATGGAAGCTGCAGGCATTACCTGGCCAAGAACTTGAATAAAGATTGTCTTCTCCCCCTTTTATTGCTTCAGAACGAGCAAAACGCTCGAGGACATGTTTTTGCATTTCTCACGGAGCTTCTCTGCATCGATAA GCAAATTCAAAGAATAGAATTCTTAAGCGGACTGCTAAGTGGATGGGGAATGGTGAACACCTTGCACATTTTGCTGCTCTATCTCCAAAGAGCTCAACGAGAAGAACGCCCCATTATCTCTACCATATTGTTACAGCTTGATCTTTTG GGAGATCCGAACGAGTGCAGTGTGTATAGAGAAGAAGTAATAGAAGAAATAATAAAAGCCTTGGATTGTCAAGTATTCAATGAAAAAGTCCAAGTACAATCAGCCAGAGCTCTACTTATACTAGGGAGTTGTTTTTCCTATGCTGGAGAACCAGTAGTGGAGCAATGTCTGTTAAAAGAAGCAGGCTATGAAAAAAACGCTGGGGATTCATATCTTGGCAAAAACTTCATCCTTAACAGTTACACAAACCTG AATGAAGAGGAGGAGGCTACAAGAAATTGGCAAAGGAAAACAGCAATAGTGTTGCTTAACAGTGGAAACAAGAGGCTGTTATCTGGTCTTGTTGATTCAATAGCCAATGGAATTCCCTGTTTAGGAAGAGCAAGCCTAGTTACTGTCACCTGGATGAGCAATTTTTTCTGTTTCATTGAGGATAAAGGAGTTCAGTCTTTAGTAAATTCGGAGCTGATCCCCGAGCTGATGAAGTTATTGAAGTGCAATAATGCTATAGAGGAAAGAGTTCTTGCTTCACTTTCATTACTCAAACTGGCAAACAGTTCAG aTTATTTGGCGAAATTGTCTCCATTGGATAAAGAGCTCATAAGTGATCTGCATAAACTCTCAGAAGTAACATGGACATCAAAGGAGCttatttcaattatttcaaGCAGCTCAAGGCATCAGCAGCTTAATGTACCTTAA